From the Octadecabacter antarcticus 307 genome, one window contains:
- a CDS encoding DUF2849 domain-containing protein, with product MARIFTPKVVTANRLMQGDAVWLTANGHWSDNIRDAEFITDEATADLRMMDADTQAHLIAGVYLADAVMGDNGPEPTHFREDFRTRGPSNYAHGKQVDKVENNV from the coding sequence ATGGCGCGCATTTTCACCCCAAAAGTCGTCACTGCAAACCGTCTTATGCAGGGTGATGCTGTCTGGCTCACGGCCAATGGCCACTGGTCAGACAACATTCGTGACGCTGAATTCATCACCGACGAGGCGACCGCCGACCTGCGCATGATGGACGCCGACACGCAGGCACACCTGATTGCCGGCGTGTATCTGGCGGATGCTGTCATGGGCGACAACGGCCCCGAACCCACCCACTTTCGTGAAGACTTTCGCACGCGCGGCCCGTCCAATTATGCCCACGGAAAGCAAGTCGATAAGGTAGAAAACAATGTATAA
- a CDS encoding DUF934 domain-containing protein: MNVLVTDAGFAADDWTTGFVAAAERAANDCSAAALDLASDADPADLVECLEKTAMIRIDFPSFADGRGFTIAAQLRHMGFVGRLRARGHVIADQYAMARRAGFDEVEISDDLAARQPEPQWLARADWRAHDYQARLRG, from the coding sequence ATGAATGTACTTGTAACCGATGCTGGCTTTGCCGCCGATGACTGGACCACAGGTTTCGTGGCTGCGGCCGAGCGCGCTGCGAATGATTGCAGCGCCGCCGCACTTGATCTGGCGTCCGATGCCGATCCTGCCGATCTGGTCGAGTGTTTGGAAAAGACCGCCATGATCCGCATCGATTTTCCCAGCTTTGCCGACGGGCGCGGGTTCACAATTGCAGCACAATTGCGCCACATGGGGTTTGTGGGCCGTCTGCGCGCGCGCGGCCATGTGATCGCCGACCAATACGCCATGGCGCGGCGCGCGGGGTTTGACGAGGTCGAGATTTCAGATGATCTTGCGGCCCGCCAGCCAGAACCGCAATGGTTGGCACGCGCCGATTGGCGCGCCCATGATTATCAAGCGCGGCTGCGCGGCTAA
- the cysG gene encoding siroheme synthase CysG: protein MKHFPIFLAVAGRRIVLAGGGDAALAKLRLLLKTEAKLTVIAVNAAPEIHAWAADKRLTLLSRAMEPGDTMCASLFYAAHEDANEDARTAAIAHRDGALVNIVDNLNDSQFITPAIVDRDPVTIAIGTEGAAPVLARAIKKDLEDRLPASLGTLARIGKGFRKLAENLPFGAARRNFWSDFYFNAGPRAVTQGTDAVKETLDTLLRDHLNTDAKPGHIDLVGAGPGDPDLLTLKARKALDKADVVIYDRLVTPEILELARREAIMIDAGKTGFGKAMAQDDINALIVEHGGNGAHVVRLKAGDPTVFGRLDEELDAIISAGLSYTIVPGITAASAAVAGIGQSLTRRGRNSSVRFITGHDTKGYADHDWKALAETGQVAAIYMGKKSARFIQGRLLMHGADPITPVTVIENVSRLDQRVIATTLGDLEPTITDAKLSGPALTFLGLAPRAATSQLHALCTLGVQDVPPQITAQEAL, encoded by the coding sequence ATGAAACACTTCCCCATCTTCCTCGCCGTCGCAGGCCGCCGCATCGTTTTGGCGGGCGGTGGTGACGCGGCATTGGCCAAACTGCGCCTGCTCTTGAAGACCGAGGCAAAGCTGACAGTGATTGCCGTCAACGCGGCACCGGAAATCCATGCATGGGCCGCTGACAAACGCCTGACCCTTCTAAGCCGTGCCATGGAACCGGGCGATACCATGTGCGCGTCGCTGTTTTACGCGGCACACGAAGACGCCAATGAAGACGCGCGCACTGCCGCCATCGCGCATCGTGACGGCGCCTTGGTTAATATCGTTGATAATCTGAACGACAGTCAGTTTATCACCCCCGCAATCGTTGACCGTGATCCCGTCACCATCGCCATCGGCACCGAAGGTGCGGCCCCCGTGCTGGCCCGCGCAATCAAGAAAGACCTCGAAGACCGACTGCCTGCCTCGCTCGGCACCCTCGCGCGCATCGGCAAAGGTTTTCGCAAACTGGCCGAAAATCTGCCATTTGGCGCAGCGCGGCGCAACTTCTGGTCTGATTTCTACTTCAACGCGGGCCCCCGCGCCGTGACGCAAGGGACCGACGCGGTGAAAGAAACCCTCGACACCCTGCTCCGCGACCACCTGAACACGGACGCCAAACCCGGTCACATCGACCTTGTCGGCGCGGGTCCCGGCGATCCTGATCTGTTGACACTAAAGGCGCGCAAAGCCTTAGATAAGGCTGACGTGGTCATTTATGACCGCCTCGTCACCCCTGAAATTCTTGAACTGGCGCGGCGCGAAGCGATCATGATCGACGCGGGTAAGACAGGCTTTGGCAAAGCCATGGCACAGGACGACATCAACGCCCTGATCGTCGAACACGGCGGCAACGGCGCGCATGTGGTGCGCCTCAAGGCGGGCGACCCGACGGTGTTTGGCCGCCTCGATGAAGAACTCGACGCCATCATATCCGCGGGCCTATCCTACACCATCGTCCCCGGCATCACCGCCGCGTCCGCCGCCGTCGCGGGCATCGGCCAAAGCCTGACGCGGCGCGGTCGCAATTCGTCCGTGCGCTTCATCACCGGACACGACACCAAAGGCTACGCAGATCACGACTGGAAAGCACTGGCAGAAACCGGCCAAGTCGCCGCGATCTACATGGGCAAGAAATCGGCGCGTTTCATCCAAGGCCGCCTTTTGATGCACGGCGCGGACCCGATCACACCGGTCACTGTGATTGAAAACGTGTCGCGCCTCGATCAACGCGTCATCGCCACCACGTTAGGTGATCTTGAACCGACAATCACCGACGCAAAACTGTCCGGCCCCGCGCTGACGTTTCTTGGCCTCGCGCCCCGCGCCGCCACATCGCAGCTGCACGCGCTGTGCACGCTTGGTGTACAAGATGTGCCACCCCAAATTACCGCTCAGGAGGCCCTTTAA
- a CDS encoding nitrite/sulfite reductase, giving the protein MYKYNDFDEGFVRTRVAQFRDQVARRIDGSLTEDEFKPLRLMNGLYLQLHAYMLRVAVPYGTLNSTQMDMLAHLAETYDKGYGHFTTRQNIQYNWPELGDVPDMLSDLADVGMHAIQTSGNTIRNVTADHFAGAAADEIADPRPVAELLRQWSTDHPEFQFLPRKFKIAITGSPNDRAVTKAHDIGLRMVMQNGAAGYEVIVGGGLGRTPMIGKVITDFLPQADLLPYVEAIVSVWNRLGRRDNKYKARIKITVHEHGIDEIRRLVDARFAEIRPSFSGIDQEILTAIAEQFAAPAFKIADTKGYEAARIANPAFRSWTDTNLTQHRADGYAIVSISIKKHGATPGDATADQMRVMANLARTYGHDELRISHEQNVILPHVHKSDLPKLYTALRAADLATANIGLASDIIACPGMDYCALATARSIPVAQEIAMRFDELKIEHDIGALKIKISGCINACGHHHVGHIGILGLDRAGVENYQITLGGDHTETAAVGERAGPGFSADDIVPAIERLVLGYMDLRNSADETFLDAYRRLGVAPFKAILYPQERANAA; this is encoded by the coding sequence ATGTATAAATACAATGACTTCGACGAAGGTTTCGTTCGGACACGCGTTGCCCAGTTTCGGGATCAGGTTGCGCGCCGCATCGACGGTTCCCTCACTGAAGACGAATTCAAACCGCTGCGTTTGATGAACGGTCTTTACCTGCAACTGCACGCCTACATGCTGCGCGTCGCAGTGCCATATGGCACGCTGAATTCGACACAAATGGACATGCTCGCACATCTGGCCGAAACCTATGACAAGGGCTATGGCCATTTCACGACCCGTCAAAACATCCAGTACAATTGGCCTGAATTAGGCGACGTGCCCGATATGCTGTCCGACCTCGCGGACGTCGGCATGCACGCTATCCAAACCTCTGGAAACACAATAAGAAATGTCACTGCAGATCATTTTGCAGGCGCCGCCGCAGACGAAATCGCCGACCCACGTCCGGTCGCTGAATTGCTGCGCCAGTGGTCCACCGACCACCCAGAATTCCAGTTCCTGCCGCGCAAATTCAAGATCGCAATCACCGGATCACCCAACGACCGCGCAGTGACCAAAGCCCATGATATTGGCCTGCGCATGGTGATGCAGAATGGCGCTGCTGGCTATGAGGTCATCGTCGGTGGCGGTCTTGGCCGCACGCCAATGATCGGCAAGGTCATCACCGACTTCCTACCACAAGCGGATCTTCTGCCTTATGTCGAAGCGATAGTGTCTGTCTGGAACCGTCTTGGACGGCGCGACAACAAATATAAGGCCCGTATCAAGATCACCGTACACGAACACGGCATTGACGAAATCCGCCGCTTGGTGGACGCGCGGTTTGCGGAAATTCGACCTTCTTTCAGTGGTATAGACCAAGAAATTCTGACAGCGATCGCAGAACAATTCGCAGCACCTGCGTTCAAAATCGCCGACACAAAAGGCTATGAGGCCGCGCGTATCGCAAACCCGGCGTTTCGGTCTTGGACCGATACGAACCTGACGCAACACCGCGCAGATGGCTACGCAATCGTCAGCATTTCCATCAAAAAACATGGCGCGACACCGGGCGATGCGACGGCAGATCAGATGCGCGTTATGGCCAATCTTGCCCGCACCTACGGTCACGATGAACTGCGCATCAGCCACGAACAAAACGTCATCCTGCCCCACGTGCACAAATCTGACCTGCCAAAACTCTATACAGCTTTGCGCGCCGCTGACCTCGCCACGGCCAACATCGGCCTCGCGTCTGACATCATCGCCTGCCCCGGTATGGACTACTGCGCCTTGGCCACCGCGCGCTCAATCCCCGTGGCACAAGAGATCGCCATGCGGTTTGATGAACTGAAGATCGAACACGACATCGGAGCGTTGAAGATCAAAATCTCAGGATGCATCAACGCCTGTGGCCATCATCATGTCGGTCACATTGGCATACTTGGCCTTGATCGCGCGGGTGTGGAAAACTACCAGATCACGCTTGGTGGTGATCACACTGAAACCGCCGCCGTCGGCGAACGCGCCGGACCGGGGTTCAGCGCAGATGACATCGTGCCAGCGATCGAACGTCTGGTGCTGGGCTATATGGACCTGCGCAATAGCGCTGACGAGACATTCCTAGACGCCTACCGTCGCCTCGGCGTCGCCCCTTTCAAAGCAATTCTTTATCCACAGGAGAGAGCCAATGCCGCTTGA
- a CDS encoding phosphoadenylyl-sulfate reductase, translating into MPLDGQTQTLNRIYKDRDAQDVLAHALSSFGDMALVSSFGAESVVLLHMAAQIDTSVPALFIDTEMLFAETLDYQRDVAATLGLSNVQVIRATRDVLFERDNENLLHLHDPDACCALRKTEPLQKALLGFDGWISGRKRYQGGERQALDLFEVDRPLGRMPRVKVNPLARWDSGDLRDYIATHNLPRHPLVAKGFPSVGCAPCTTRVGSGENARAGRWRDQGKTECGIHVRDGGAQRSA; encoded by the coding sequence ATGCCGCTTGATGGACAAACCCAAACGCTGAACCGTATCTACAAAGACCGTGATGCACAGGACGTGTTGGCCCATGCTTTAAGCAGCTTTGGCGACATGGCGCTGGTCAGTTCTTTCGGCGCAGAAAGCGTTGTTTTGCTGCACATGGCGGCGCAGATTGACACGTCCGTGCCCGCGTTGTTCATTGACACGGAAATGCTGTTCGCCGAAACGCTCGACTATCAGCGCGACGTGGCGGCGACGCTCGGGCTGAGCAACGTGCAGGTCATCCGCGCCACGCGGGATGTATTGTTTGAACGCGACAACGAAAACCTGCTGCACCTGCATGACCCCGATGCCTGCTGTGCCTTGCGCAAAACCGAACCTTTGCAAAAGGCATTGCTTGGGTTTGACGGCTGGATTTCAGGGCGCAAACGCTATCAAGGGGGCGAGCGTCAGGCGTTGGACCTGTTTGAGGTCGATCGACCGCTCGGTCGGATGCCACGGGTGAAGGTCAATCCGCTTGCGCGGTGGGACAGCGGTGATCTGCGCGATTATATCGCGACGCACAATCTGCCGCGTCACCCGCTGGTGGCAAAAGGGTTTCCAAGCGTCGGCTGCGCGCCCTGCACCACGCGAGTCGGGTCTGGCGAAAATGCCCGCGCGGGCCGTTGGCGCGATCAGGGAAAGACTGAATGTGGGATTCATGTCCGTGATGGCGGCGCGCAGCGCAGCGCCTGA